A single genomic interval of Fibrobacter sp. UWB13 harbors:
- a CDS encoding EI24 domain-containing protein — translation MEQQNLSVAKQFKTGFATYIKAFRLIRANKLTKYLLIPAILNIIVVVAFIFSGVGISDWINGIIERSTENMNGWIHAGMVAIKIILPIVFFALFIFIGGTIVNILMSPIYTFLSEKTETILTGKEFPFDMKQTLKDICRAIVIAIRNTAKQLVLTALCLLLNFIPVAGSIASLVLIFIINAYYFGFGFMDYTYERWRLSPKDSRKETHKLKFVTFANGAVYSLPLYLICGSFIAAFIGGVSTVAATLSQLELSEKSPS, via the coding sequence ATGGAACAACAAAACTTATCAGTCGCAAAGCAATTCAAGACCGGGTTTGCCACATACATTAAGGCATTCCGTCTCATACGTGCAAACAAGCTCACTAAATATTTGCTCATTCCCGCCATTTTGAACATCATTGTCGTGGTCGCGTTCATTTTCTCGGGCGTCGGCATTAGCGACTGGATCAACGGCATCATCGAGCGCAGCACCGAAAACATGAACGGCTGGATTCACGCCGGCATGGTCGCCATCAAGATTATTCTCCCCATTGTTTTCTTTGCGCTATTCATTTTTATCGGCGGAACAATCGTCAATATTCTCATGTCGCCCATTTACACGTTCCTCTCCGAAAAAACAGAAACCATCCTTACCGGGAAAGAATTTCCGTTTGACATGAAGCAAACGCTCAAAGACATTTGTCGCGCCATCGTGATTGCCATCCGCAATACTGCAAAGCAGCTTGTCTTGACCGCCCTTTGCCTGCTTTTGAATTTTATTCCTGTCGCGGGGAGCATCGCATCGCTTGTCCTAATTTTCATCATCAACGCATATTACTTTGGCTTTGGATTCATGGACTACACTTACGAGCGCTGGCGTTTATCGCCGAAAGACAGCCGCAAGGAAACCCATAAATTAAAGTTCGTCACATTTGCAAACGGCGCCGTATATTCGTTACCTCTTTACCTCATCTGCGGATCATTTATCGCCGCATTTATCGGAGGCGTTTCAACTGTTGCCGCCACGCTATCGCAATTAGAATTGAGCGAAAAATCGCCATCTTAA
- a CDS encoding HAD family phosphatase has translation MLKNYIFDLGGVLLDIRMKNAYERFVALGLPPTELEPGSFVYKLMEDYQLGFVTTTEFCQQVASKCVADSNTKCAASLTTPHDIEDAWNSICLSVADRKLQALRKLRKMEGVASVSLLSNTNELHWECCCQNWFNANGNKLEDFFYKIFLSQELHLQKPDPEIFKTAIRELGASPAETIFLDDSPVNTAAAAACGLQTLTVTSDVDWVATLFSQKP, from the coding sequence ATGCTCAAGAACTACATTTTTGATTTAGGCGGAGTTCTTTTGGATATCCGCATGAAAAACGCTTACGAACGATTTGTCGCACTCGGCTTGCCGCCCACCGAACTTGAGCCGGGCAGTTTTGTCTACAAACTGATGGAAGATTACCAGCTTGGGTTTGTGACGACCACAGAATTCTGCCAGCAAGTCGCAAGCAAGTGCGTTGCCGATTCTAACACCAAATGCGCAGCAAGCCTAACAACGCCACACGATATCGAAGACGCCTGGAATTCCATTTGCTTGAGCGTTGCCGACCGCAAATTACAAGCACTCCGCAAACTGCGCAAAATGGAAGGTGTTGCAAGCGTTTCGCTTTTGAGCAATACAAACGAACTGCATTGGGAATGCTGTTGCCAAAATTGGTTCAATGCGAACGGCAACAAGCTCGAAGACTTTTTCTACAAGATTTTCTTGAGCCAGGAGCTCCATTTGCAAAAGCCCGACCCCGAGATTTTCAAGACTGCCATTCGCGAACTCGGAGCCTCCCCCGCCGAGACGATATTCCTCGACGATAGCCCTGTCAACACCGCCGCCGCAGCAGCATGCGGATTACAGACGCTTACCGTAACATCAGACGTTGACTGGGTGGCAACGCTTTTTTCGCAAAAACCTTGA
- a CDS encoding transglutaminase-like domain-containing protein, producing MNKLFKGIIAFAIVLCACSGENGVDGKNGKDAEVNIDSLANVIREEITGSLWDTLYAKPYIDTVYNALFDNTFASKWMDSVRNALLDSLRDADYEDLYTKLYDSVYSDIYSQTTIRSLDGFIYYAKENIYGSFANQYPLMYKTFKSGKDSNFVPLSVSVRNQCLKSTKNAAPCNYKKIMVQAWIPGFTDTASVTSFVNPDTSAKFSPKFKFDNKALAKLTSSEKAQYEIRAYALENDHQILFFNGSSPVTIHPMQVFGTEIEGVKNINWWYSVWVTPNADSISHILTEISRTLPDTTLKVYQKYTADTSIAQSSRRVVSALFSVLQKRKIKYVQNESLGSVGQKIQYPVETLRKKQGICIETSTLFASILEAMGFQAVLVIIPGHSFVGWHSEKDSKVYDFIETTMISNSKATAADAINSAIKTYNAEVEAKNFSTGKSEIVDLATVRKYGILPNDVP from the coding sequence ATGAATAAACTTTTTAAAGGCATTATAGCATTTGCTATCGTGCTGTGCGCCTGCTCGGGAGAAAATGGCGTAGACGGCAAAAACGGAAAAGACGCAGAAGTCAACATAGACTCTCTTGCAAACGTCATCCGTGAAGAAATCACAGGATCTCTTTGGGATACACTTTATGCCAAGCCCTACATCGATACGGTTTATAACGCCCTTTTCGATAACACGTTCGCATCCAAATGGATGGATTCTGTTCGCAACGCTTTGTTGGACAGCCTCAGAGATGCCGACTACGAAGATCTCTATACCAAACTCTACGACAGCGTCTACAGCGACATTTATTCACAGACAACCATCCGTTCCCTTGACGGATTTATCTATTACGCCAAAGAAAATATCTATGGTTCCTTCGCCAATCAATACCCCTTGATGTATAAGACATTCAAAAGCGGCAAGGACAGCAATTTCGTCCCCCTTTCTGTTAGCGTTCGAAATCAATGTCTCAAATCCACCAAGAATGCCGCCCCCTGCAACTACAAGAAAATCATGGTGCAGGCATGGATTCCAGGATTTACCGACACCGCTAGCGTCACTAGCTTTGTCAACCCCGATACATCAGCCAAGTTCTCTCCGAAATTCAAATTTGACAACAAGGCGCTTGCTAAATTAACAAGCTCTGAAAAGGCTCAATACGAAATTCGCGCTTACGCACTCGAAAACGACCACCAGATACTCTTCTTCAACGGTTCTTCGCCAGTGACCATCCACCCGATGCAAGTTTTTGGTACTGAAATTGAAGGCGTAAAAAACATCAACTGGTGGTACTCCGTCTGGGTAACTCCCAATGCAGATTCCATCTCTCATATTTTGACTGAAATTTCTCGCACATTGCCTGACACCACACTTAAAGTTTATCAGAAATACACAGCAGACACAAGCATTGCCCAAAGCTCAAGACGAGTCGTTTCTGCTCTATTCAGCGTTTTGCAGAAGAGAAAGATTAAATACGTGCAAAACGAAAGCCTCGGTAGCGTCGGACAAAAAATTCAATACCCCGTCGAAACGCTCCGCAAAAAGCAAGGCATCTGTATCGAAACAAGTACATTATTCGCCTCAATTCTTGAAGCTATGGGATTCCAGGCTGTATTGGTTATCATTCCTGGACACTCTTTTGTCGGTTGGCACTCTGAAAAAGATTCAAAAGTCTACGACTTCATTGAAACAACCATGATTTCGAACAGCAAGGCAACGGCAGCAGACGCAATCAACTCAGCCATAAAGACCTATAACGCAGAAGTCGAAGCCAAGAACTTTTCCACAGGAAAATCTGAAATCGTCGACCTGGCAACAGTACGTAAGTACGGCATTTTGCCAAACGACGTTCCGTAA
- a CDS encoding flavin reductase family protein, translating to MRKNLGVKTYLYPQPTLVIATYNEDGSTNAMVAAWGSISDNNQVAIYVAKTHKTIPNILARKAFTVSMATADLIKAIDYLGITSGNRVADKFAKAGFTSVKSDNVDAPLVAELPLALECKLVSYDEESELLLGEIVNVTADESVLDQDGKLSVEKLAPVCYDSAGHGYYVMERRVGNAFSDGKSI from the coding sequence ATGCGCAAAAATCTCGGAGTGAAAACGTATCTGTACCCGCAGCCGACTTTGGTCATCGCCACCTATAACGAGGATGGCTCGACGAACGCCATGGTGGCCGCTTGGGGTTCTATCAGCGACAACAATCAGGTTGCAATTTACGTGGCGAAAACCCACAAGACCATCCCGAACATTCTTGCTCGCAAGGCTTTTACCGTGAGCATGGCGACTGCAGATCTCATCAAGGCTATCGACTATTTGGGCATTACCAGTGGTAATCGCGTGGCTGATAAATTTGCGAAGGCTGGCTTTACATCCGTCAAGAGCGATAATGTCGATGCCCCGCTTGTTGCTGAATTGCCGCTTGCGCTCGAATGCAAGCTCGTGAGCTACGACGAAGAATCCGAACTCCTGCTCGGTGAAATCGTGAACGTCACTGCCGACGAATCCGTGCTTGATCAAGACGGAAAACTTTCCGTCGAAAAGCTTGCTCCGGTGTGCTACGATTCCGCGGGTCACGGCTACTACGTGATGGAACGCCGCGTGGGTAACGCATTCAGCGATGGAAAGAGCATCTAA
- a CDS encoding DUF4434 domain-containing protein: protein MSRLCHILHYTSVTFLCCISLFTNKGAYAAGLNGVFDAGWTTAYQSQDSLTHMHQRLQSLGMEYIVLQYAAVEATHLYYPSQLDFLQNTQYKNNQLFPKSIEAAKIAGTKIWLGLYYNGNDWFAPPTITQLDTLSARNVHVLNELYELYGHETVIEGVYIPQEIARYYWDGLRDDATVESLVTHFLKPLVDAAKVIGWKVMTAPFYNQNLESPEKLQLFFEKLFAAGFKPDVIAVQDGIGASDAGKAHADIATVGKYERVVAQACAKYGIEFWVDAELFRTDDSKALADSARISAQLDTARASGVVNVIGYDLAVLGNAGLDSLEKWKSQTVGLKKSRNPNKNPQKLLKFYKLNGARVYLDRH from the coding sequence ATGTCTAGGTTGTGTCATATTTTGCACTATACTTCTGTCACGTTTTTGTGCTGTATTTCTTTGTTTACAAATAAAGGTGCTTATGCAGCGGGGCTTAATGGTGTATTTGATGCGGGTTGGACAACGGCGTACCAGTCGCAGGATTCCTTGACGCACATGCATCAGCGTTTGCAATCACTCGGAATGGAATATATCGTATTGCAATATGCTGCAGTTGAAGCGACTCATTTGTATTACCCTTCGCAACTCGATTTTTTGCAGAATACGCAGTACAAGAATAATCAGCTTTTCCCAAAGAGTATAGAGGCTGCAAAAATTGCAGGAACCAAAATTTGGCTTGGGCTTTATTACAATGGAAATGATTGGTTTGCTCCACCGACGATTACACAACTTGATACTTTGTCTGCGAGAAACGTTCACGTTTTAAATGAGCTTTATGAATTGTATGGGCATGAGACTGTAATTGAGGGCGTATATATCCCGCAAGAAATTGCGCGTTATTATTGGGATGGACTCCGCGATGATGCGACCGTAGAATCGCTAGTGACTCATTTTTTGAAACCGCTTGTGGATGCTGCGAAGGTAATTGGCTGGAAGGTTATGACGGCTCCGTTCTACAACCAGAATTTGGAATCTCCCGAAAAATTGCAATTGTTTTTCGAAAAACTTTTTGCAGCGGGATTCAAGCCTGATGTGATTGCGGTTCAAGATGGCATTGGGGCAAGTGATGCAGGGAAGGCTCATGCAGATATTGCGACAGTCGGAAAATACGAACGTGTGGTGGCCCAAGCTTGTGCAAAATATGGAATTGAATTCTGGGTCGATGCGGAATTGTTCCGCACGGATGATTCTAAAGCACTTGCGGATAGTGCGCGAATTTCGGCGCAACTGGATACAGCGCGTGCTTCGGGTGTTGTGAATGTCATCGGTTATGATTTGGCTGTTCTTGGGAACGCTGGGCTAGATTCGTTAGAAAAGTGGAAATCGCAGACTGTCGGGCTTAAAAAGTCGCGCAATCCCAACAAGAATCCGCAAAAACTATTGAAGTTTTACAAGCTGAACGGAGCGCGAGTCTATCTTGACCGTCATTAA
- a CDS encoding VWA domain-containing protein, whose protein sequence is MSAFDQVTNTQARPLPVIVLADTSGSMSVDGKLDSLKKSLIDMIKSFKGATASNLETEIYVSIISFGNNSATTIIEPKSASEIADSPSFLNAIYAMQANGNTPLGLALTKILGMLEHRETYPSRAYRPFLVLASDGHPNDKWLDPLNKLLTSERGKKATRLALAIGADADEPMLEKFTNNKKIPVFKANNANEIREFFKCVTITVEEVSQSPNPGEITEAEVIKIANNVGLKIAKDADDFFE, encoded by the coding sequence ATGAGCGCATTCGATCAAGTCACAAATACTCAAGCTCGCCCACTACCAGTCATCGTTTTAGCCGACACTAGCGGCAGCATGTCCGTTGATGGAAAGCTAGATTCGTTAAAGAAATCGCTTATAGATATGATTAAGTCATTTAAAGGGGCTACAGCATCAAATCTTGAAACCGAAATTTATGTTTCCATTATTTCATTCGGCAATAATTCCGCAACAACAATTATCGAACCTAAATCAGCAAGCGAAATCGCAGATAGCCCATCATTTCTAAATGCGATATACGCAATGCAAGCAAATGGAAACACACCACTAGGTCTCGCATTGACTAAAATTTTAGGCATGCTTGAGCATCGTGAAACATACCCATCTCGAGCCTACCGTCCATTCTTGGTCCTAGCATCAGATGGTCATCCTAACGATAAATGGCTAGATCCTCTAAACAAGCTTCTTACTAGCGAGCGAGGAAAAAAAGCAACACGTTTAGCGCTCGCTATTGGAGCCGATGCAGACGAACCCATGCTAGAAAAATTTACAAATAACAAAAAAATTCCTGTATTTAAAGCAAATAATGCAAACGAAATTCGGGAATTTTTCAAATGCGTCACAATAACAGTGGAAGAAGTGTCTCAATCTCCAAATCCTGGGGAAATTACCGAAGCCGAAGTCATAAAAATAGCCAATAACGTTGGCTTAAAAATTGCTAAAGATGCTGATGATTTTTTCGAATAA
- a CDS encoding PP2C family serine/threonine-protein phosphatase: MLSEFLTRFKWKLLSASVRGPGHIRNNLPNQDSAFVGFIGKYLLVMVCDGLGSHKHSEFGAKILCQIFPNCFKEWSKVKPHNFDDFLRLLQSKWLMHVRKFGVDSCGCTCQFAMLNSKGKGWVAQLGDGMTLIRHNKQITKFTETKEGFANETMAMSDSYILPYWRTSKIDLSNQGDRLLIMTDGISEDILPQSEDKFISIFDMFFIQSKRAGQKKLTKELINWPTPHHTDDKTIVAIERR, encoded by the coding sequence ATGCTTTCCGAATTCCTAACACGTTTCAAATGGAAACTGTTAAGTGCATCCGTTCGCGGGCCAGGTCATATCAGAAATAATTTACCAAATCAAGATTCCGCATTTGTCGGTTTTATCGGGAAATATCTTTTAGTCATGGTCTGTGATGGACTCGGTTCACATAAACATAGCGAATTTGGAGCAAAAATACTTTGCCAAATTTTTCCAAATTGTTTTAAAGAATGGAGTAAAGTCAAACCACATAATTTCGATGATTTTCTAAGGCTTTTGCAAAGCAAATGGCTCATGCATGTAAGAAAATTTGGGGTTGATTCGTGCGGATGCACTTGTCAATTCGCTATGCTAAACTCTAAGGGAAAAGGATGGGTGGCACAACTAGGCGACGGAATGACATTGATAAGACACAACAAACAAATAACCAAATTTACCGAAACAAAAGAAGGTTTCGCCAACGAAACAATGGCCATGAGCGATAGTTACATACTCCCATATTGGCGTACAAGCAAAATTGATTTATCCAATCAGGGAGATCGGTTACTAATAATGACGGACGGAATTAGTGAAGACATTCTACCACAATCTGAAGATAAATTCATCTCTATTTTCGACATGTTCTTTATTCAATCAAAAAGAGCAGGACAAAAAAAACTAACCAAAGAATTAATCAATTGGCCAACGCCACATCACACAGACGATAAAACCATAGTCGCCATCGAACGCAGGTAA
- a CDS encoding lipopolysaccharide kinase InaA family protein — protein MGLTTEFLEKEQITQVETENSEIFELKDCIGEGGQGAVFKTQRKNLLVKLSISRDNSLNKIKSIYRRYNNLRCRRDFPAYLAKPLCEIAPIERNDHIIYGYVMELMEDMVSINSLFRKNNENPLEYINRMGGIRRMYTILRKTAEILDKIHSSGYCYGDLNPNNVFVSSDTNYNEIQLIDCDNLMIASEFEGMIYYPNYGAPEVVKGLSSNNAITDTWSFAVLAFYTLRQVFPFNGLLVTEANSLNLSQMEAKAKFAELPFIDDEQGDNNPPSTAYPIDTMETSELKELFKQTFEKKQSPRERPALFEWIEALQHGENSFVICASCGAHYLRHKANKQCPFCDNTSLKACVVIQAYVQHGNYVELCGKQTIITQNNSAIIEIPFKEYQMLKVEMSFNNTDHKIIVKQLTSEEIPTKWVIERITAKAKTAILPPEMPIRFSAQDGIDNYLIFPSYTFKIDNNEEELHEATGIIRFKYRGTNG, from the coding sequence ATGGGTTTGACAACAGAATTCTTAGAAAAAGAACAAATAACACAAGTTGAAACAGAAAATTCCGAAATTTTCGAACTAAAAGACTGCATTGGTGAAGGTGGTCAGGGCGCCGTATTTAAAACACAACGAAAGAATCTTCTTGTCAAATTAAGCATTTCAAGAGACAACTCTTTAAACAAAATCAAATCTATTTATAGGCGCTATAACAATTTAAGGTGCAGGCGAGATTTTCCAGCCTATCTAGCAAAACCTTTATGCGAAATCGCACCTATAGAACGTAACGACCATATCATATATGGCTACGTTATGGAACTTATGGAAGACATGGTATCCATAAACAGTCTCTTTCGAAAAAATAATGAAAATCCCCTAGAATACATTAACCGAATGGGCGGCATTCGACGAATGTACACAATTTTACGTAAGACTGCAGAAATTTTAGACAAAATTCACTCCTCAGGTTATTGTTACGGAGATCTCAATCCAAATAACGTTTTTGTATCTAGTGATACAAACTATAACGAAATTCAGTTAATTGACTGTGACAATCTCATGATAGCCTCCGAATTTGAAGGAATGATCTATTACCCTAATTATGGAGCACCCGAAGTTGTAAAAGGATTATCCTCAAACAATGCTATTACAGATACATGGAGTTTTGCGGTTCTTGCATTTTACACCTTACGTCAAGTATTCCCATTTAACGGACTACTGGTAACCGAAGCCAATTCTCTAAATCTGTCTCAAATGGAAGCAAAAGCTAAATTTGCCGAATTGCCCTTTATTGATGATGAACAAGGTGATAATAATCCTCCATCAACAGCATATCCAATTGACACAATGGAAACTTCGGAATTAAAAGAGCTGTTCAAACAAACTTTCGAAAAAAAACAAAGTCCTAGGGAAAGACCAGCTTTATTCGAATGGATCGAAGCATTACAGCATGGTGAAAATAGTTTTGTCATTTGTGCATCATGTGGAGCCCACTATTTAAGGCATAAAGCAAATAAGCAGTGTCCGTTCTGTGATAACACTTCTCTTAAAGCATGCGTCGTCATCCAAGCATATGTTCAGCATGGAAACTACGTAGAATTATGCGGGAAACAGACTATCATCACGCAAAATAATTCAGCGATTATCGAAATTCCCTTTAAAGAATATCAAATGCTAAAAGTAGAAATGTCGTTCAACAATACAGATCATAAAATCATTGTTAAGCAGTTAACTTCAGAAGAAATACCTACAAAATGGGTCATTGAAAGAATCACGGCAAAGGCAAAAACAGCAATTCTTCCTCCAGAAATGCCAATACGTTTCTCAGCACAAGATGGCATTGATAACTATCTAATTTTTCCCTCATACACATTTAAAATCGACAACAATGAAGAAGAATTACACGAAGCAACAGGAATCATAAGATTCAAATATAGAGGAACCAATGGTTAA
- a CDS encoding ATP-binding protein, producing MVNLELYNIASSCTSESSYMDVDFDNDAVINKYDVLEYTSGGYFVNIKSRNIRLWPKIDNDLFRDSSLYIIESLTENNDFITATLIHWSFGAPTILGESDQEYDIVVTENLLERLPKNLYVKKTEQLIEWLNTEFLFKLNNGQSVFLRIINGNNGLDGSWLGRNWIAIINEKKITNRNGTQNCFVIEGFKKSPQKALNIQKGIANINFVSEKDAIEANPIFKAQFALSSSDPSSIINLWKKYNDIDEKFLLEQQETSGILRADKITKRNDGKIYATIQNSSENIEKFKNVYEALKEDYYISVSSSSNKRDLPIKNVYFNSEQRTMLWDWAEKDKIPHEKLNNALIKIDFKPWAVQAKRRKEALEAIRSRNIPIPAITDLLNESAPFTFSSTQPKRIPSDIILRKAFGNNEPNEAQLRALKICLSSPDIALIQGPPGTGKTSVIRALQNVLQSEDAKHKKAVPSILLTSFQHVAVDNVATGSKIWGLPVFRFYGAKKDKEQIFEGLKSWQEETAKVVDKQIENLKVDDKYNDYEHIIFMLHCVKDAENAYEIRSLLSEILTLAEKDSFLSTDEILDIQQWKKKFSASEKNDTFYKLLMGIRITPTSFEDDGAANIKKLLDYYDLRKEFLNCPTLEQEYDHIKSFIVSIPSKEDYDWLNEFRNKSINQTNSNSIRSSDKTLFRALQKYIEKTLIPNIEERIKHNDIHLMQILNEYRKSVEFKSIRNAMMKYAVTFAATTQQSKSDAFVNLLGDENFGFDYVIVDEAARANPLDLFIPITLARKKVILVGDHKQLPQLVDQDILEQMQQSDDEKLPDNLQQYMDKSLFEALWNYLKTDCNDGINRTVTLDCQYRMPQKLGDFISTNFYGDNKIKTGKKSNDCIHFSSRYKKRNGECMCAAWEDVDGKESGRTSKENRAEAERIITRLKELIQETKESIGVIASYSAQVKLIEQMAKEDLNLSEAIKQKQLEIGSIDAFQGKQFDIVFFSVVRNNNQGIFGFLTMNNRLNVAFSRQKKLLVVVGSRKMFSTSKACEKVSALNAFISLADSEV from the coding sequence ATGGTTAATTTAGAACTATACAATATAGCCTCTAGTTGCACATCCGAATCTAGTTACATGGATGTTGACTTTGATAATGACGCTGTAATTAATAAATATGATGTATTAGAATACACATCGGGTGGATACTTTGTAAATATTAAATCTCGCAATATAAGATTATGGCCAAAGATCGACAACGACTTATTCCGAGACAGCTCTCTTTATATCATAGAATCACTAACAGAAAATAATGATTTCATCACAGCAACACTAATACATTGGTCTTTTGGAGCTCCGACTATCCTCGGTGAATCAGATCAAGAATACGATATTGTTGTAACAGAAAACTTATTGGAGAGATTACCTAAAAATTTATACGTTAAAAAAACAGAACAGTTAATCGAATGGCTTAATACAGAATTTTTATTCAAACTTAATAACGGGCAATCTGTATTCCTACGCATCATAAACGGCAACAACGGACTCGATGGATCCTGGCTAGGTCGTAACTGGATTGCCATTATTAACGAAAAAAAGATTACCAATAGAAACGGAACTCAAAATTGTTTTGTAATTGAAGGTTTCAAAAAATCGCCTCAAAAAGCCCTAAACATTCAAAAAGGCATTGCTAACATAAATTTTGTAAGTGAAAAAGATGCTATAGAAGCAAACCCCATATTCAAAGCACAATTTGCACTCAGTTCATCCGACCCTAGTTCCATCATAAACCTTTGGAAAAAATATAATGATATTGATGAAAAATTTCTTCTAGAACAACAAGAAACATCAGGTATTTTGCGTGCAGATAAAATCACAAAGCGCAATGACGGGAAAATCTATGCAACAATACAAAATAGTTCTGAAAACATAGAAAAATTCAAAAACGTCTATGAAGCACTCAAAGAAGACTACTACATTTCTGTAAGTTCTTCATCTAACAAAAGAGATTTACCCATAAAAAACGTCTATTTCAACAGTGAACAACGAACCATGCTATGGGATTGGGCAGAAAAAGACAAAATTCCACACGAAAAATTAAACAACGCTTTAATTAAAATAGACTTCAAACCTTGGGCAGTTCAGGCTAAAAGAAGAAAAGAAGCACTTGAAGCCATTCGTTCTAGAAACATTCCCATACCGGCCATCACAGATTTATTAAACGAGTCCGCACCTTTTACATTTAGCTCTACACAACCGAAAAGGATACCAAGCGACATAATATTACGCAAAGCTTTTGGGAATAACGAGCCTAATGAAGCTCAACTACGAGCTCTTAAAATTTGCCTAAGTTCGCCTGACATTGCCTTAATTCAAGGACCTCCGGGAACAGGCAAAACAAGCGTTATCAGAGCCTTGCAAAATGTATTACAAAGTGAAGATGCAAAACACAAAAAAGCAGTTCCAAGCATTCTCCTAACAAGCTTCCAACACGTTGCGGTAGATAATGTGGCTACAGGGAGCAAAATATGGGGGTTACCCGTTTTTCGTTTTTACGGAGCTAAAAAAGATAAGGAACAGATTTTCGAAGGCTTAAAATCATGGCAAGAAGAAACCGCAAAAGTCGTTGACAAACAAATCGAAAATTTAAAAGTCGATGACAAATACAATGATTATGAGCACATCATTTTCATGTTGCATTGCGTAAAAGACGCGGAAAACGCTTATGAAATACGATCGTTGCTTAGTGAAATTTTAACATTGGCAGAAAAGGACAGTTTTCTTTCAACTGACGAAATTTTAGACATTCAACAATGGAAAAAAAAATTTTCAGCAAGTGAGAAAAACGATACATTTTACAAACTACTTATGGGGATTCGCATCACACCGACTAGTTTTGAAGACGATGGAGCGGCAAACATAAAAAAACTACTAGATTATTACGATCTCAGAAAAGAGTTTCTCAACTGTCCAACACTAGAACAGGAATACGATCATATAAAGAGTTTTATCGTTTCAATTCCAAGCAAAGAAGATTATGATTGGTTAAATGAATTTCGTAATAAAAGCATAAACCAAACCAATTCTAACTCAATTCGGTCTTCTGACAAAACATTATTTAGAGCTCTTCAGAAATATATTGAAAAAACACTCATTCCAAACATCGAAGAACGAATCAAACATAACGACATTCATTTAATGCAGATATTGAACGAGTATCGTAAATCAGTCGAATTCAAGTCAATTCGTAACGCTATGATGAAATACGCGGTAACGTTCGCCGCAACAACACAACAGTCCAAAAGCGACGCTTTCGTAAATCTACTTGGTGACGAAAATTTTGGTTTCGATTATGTAATTGTAGATGAGGCAGCAAGAGCCAATCCTTTAGACCTATTTATTCCAATCACTCTAGCTCGAAAAAAAGTCATCTTAGTCGGAGACCACAAACAATTGCCTCAACTCGTAGACCAAGACATCCTTGAACAAATGCAACAAAGTGATGATGAAAAATTACCCGATAACTTACAGCAATATATGGATAAATCCCTATTTGAAGCATTATGGAATTATCTCAAAACAGACTGTAATGACGGAATTAACAGAACAGTAACATTGGATTGCCAATACCGTATGCCTCAAAAACTAGGCGATTTTATCAGCACCAATTTTTACGGGGATAATAAAATCAAAACAGGAAAAAAATCCAACGACTGCATACATTTCAGTTCCCGCTATAAAAAAAGGAACGGAGAATGTATGTGTGCTGCATGGGAAGATGTAGACGGAAAAGAATCTGGTCGAACCAGTAAAGAAAACAGAGCTGAAGCAGAACGTATTATAACACGATTAAAAGAGCTAATTCAAGAAACAAAAGAATCCATCGGAGTTATCGCCTCCTATAGTGCACAAGTTAAACTTATAGAGCAAATGGCTAAAGAAGACTTGAACCTTAGTGAAGCTATTAAACAAAAACAACTAGAAATCGGATCTATCGATGCATTCCAAGGCAAGCAATTTGATATCGTATTTTTTTCAGTTGTTCGTAACAATAATCAAGGAATTTTCGGTTTTTTGACCATGAATAATCGTCTCAATGTAGCCTTTTCACGTCAGAAAAAACTATTGGTTGTTGTCGGAAGCCGAAAAATGTTTAGCACAAGTAAAGCTTGTGAAAAAGTTTCAGCATTGAATGCTTTTATCAGTCTTGCTGATTCGGAGGTCTAA